The sequence TTCCGGAGCTGCTTCTCCAATCTTAAGTCCTGTAATTGCCATTTGCATTTTCAACAGGTCACTTTTAATGGTAGCATCTTTGATATCTGTATCAATAAGTTTTTTGATTTTATCAATATTAGCAGTAGTTGTTGTTGGATGAATATCAGCCTGAGCCATTACAAATGCTAAAAGATAATCTTTTGCTGTTTGAGAGATATCTTTTTTAGTTCCCAAATATTTAGCAAACATTTCTGAAGTGGTAATTCCCGTTTTGTTTTTACTGTTTGCCTCTGCATATTTTTGGAAATCAGGAGTCATTTTTACAAGAAGATATTGTCTGTAAAGTGGAATAGTTTTTACCATTGCCTCTTTATCATTATCTAATTTGGCCTCATAATCTGTTAAAGCCTTAGAAGCTTTATAAGATGGGTTTCCAGCCATTGTTCCATGAGACATTTCATAATTGGCAAGAAGGTTAAGAATGGTTACTTTAACATCGTTTTTCTTCCAATTCAAAAGAGCTTTACTAGGATTATTTTTAGCCGCAAGATCATCAACATTTTTATTGATATCTGCTTCTACTTTTTGCATGCCTTTAACGAATGCTGCTTCATCACCGGCCATTAATTGTCTTAAATCAATTTTATTTCCATAGTCGCCTAAGAACTTCTGGCTTGCTGTAAGAAAATCATTATTCTTCTTAGCATCACCGGTAATCACATATTCATTCGGGAATGTCATTGCATTTCCTGAAATATTTACTTTTTGTCCTCCTTCAAGGTAGATCAGGTTTTGTTTGTTGGCATAATTGATAACATACATTCCGTCTTTAGGTGCTTCAAAGCTTCCAGAAAAGTTACCATCTTTATCCAGACCGATATTAATTAAAGGCAATGTTCCTACTCCGGAAGCTTCTACAAATTCGATTCTTTCTAATGGTGAACTTCCTGTAATTTTTCCTTTTACTTCTACTTTTTTTGAACAAGACATCACGAAAATCGCGATGATAAACAATAAAAGATATTTTTTCATTTCAATTTTTAATATTACACAAAAATACGCTTTTTAGGGCATGTTAATTAACACTGATAATTTTTTTTAAAAATTTTATTATTACCAATAAAAAAGGACATTTGAATTATGCTATCTATCAATTTTTTACCGGTAAAAAACAATGAAAATGATGTGTTTTTTCATCATCTAACTGCCCTCCAAATATATACTTATTCAGCAAAGTAAACCTATATTTTACTGATAAGTTAACAAACTTTAACAGCTAAAACATCTATTAAAAAAAAATCGCCCCCGAAACGAGAGCGATTTTTAAATATTTTGAATCAATTCTATCCTTGATCTACAAGAGCAGACATGTATTCTCTGTTCATTCTTGCGATATTCTCAAGAGAAATACCTTTAGGGCATTCAACTTCACAAGCACCCGTATTTGAACAGTTTCCGAATCCTTCTTCATCCATAGCTTTCACCATGTTCAGAACTCTTCTCTTAGCTTCTACTCTACCTTGAGGAAGTAATGCATACTGAGAAACTTTAGCTCCAACGAATAGCATTGCTGATCCGTTCTTACATGTTGCTACACAAGCTCCACATCCGATACAAGCTGCTGCATCCATTGCTTTATCTGCATCTTCTTTAGGAACAGGAATAGCGTTAGCATCCAGTGTATTACCTGAAGTATTTACCGAAATAAAACCACCTGCAGCCATTACTCTATCGAATGCGCTTCTGTCTACCATTAAGTCTTTGATAACAGGGAAAGCTGCACTTCTCCAAGGTTCAATAACGATTGTCTCACCATCTTTGAACATTCTCATGTGAAGCTGACAAGTAGTAATACCTGTATCAGGACCATGAGCTCTACCATTGATATAAAGAGAACACATACCGCAAATACCTTCACGACAGTCGTGATCAAAAGCGATAGGTTCTTTACCTTCGTTAATTAAATTTTCGTTCAGAATATCCAACATCTCCAGGAATGAAGAATCTGTAGATACATCTGATATTTTATAGGTCTCAAACTGACCTTTAGTTTTACTATTTTTTTGTCTCCAAATTTTCAGCGTAAGATGTAAGCCTTTTTTTGCACTCATAATGTTATATTTATAGGTTGGAGATTATTTATAACTTCTTGTTTTAACCTCGATGTTGTCATATATCAGTTCTTCTTTATGCAATACTTCCGCATTGATATTTTCTCCCTGATATTCCCAAGCTCCGACGTATTTGAAATTTACGTCGTCTCTTTCCGCTTCTCCATCCGGAGTAGCGTGATCCCAACGGAAATGACCACCACAAGATTCTTCTCTGTTTAACGCATCGATAGCCATTAGCTGTCCTAGTTCAAGGAAGTCTGCCACTCTGAATGCTTTTTCAAGCTCAGTGTTCATCCCATCACCTTCTCCAGGTACTTTTACGTTCTTCCAGAAGTCGTTTCTTACTTCTTCAATTTCTTTGATTGCTTCTTTTAATCCTTCAGGAGTTCTACCCATTCCCACTTTATTCCACATAATGTGTCCTAGTTTCTTGTGGAAATGATCTACTGAGTGAGTTCCCTTATTATTAATGAAGAAATCAACTTTATCTTTAATTCCTTTCTCAGCTTCGTCAAACGCTGCTGAATTAGTAGGAATAGCTCCTGTTCTGATGTCTGCAGAAAGGTAATCTGCGATTGTGTAAGGAAGTACGAAATATCCGTCTGCAAGACCTTGCATCAATGCTGATGCTCCCAATCTGTTAGCTCCGTGATCTGAGAAGTTGGCTTCACCAATTACGAAACATCCTGGGATGGTAGACTGAAGGTTATAATCAACCCATACACCTCCCATTGTATAGTGAACTGCAGGATAGATTTTCATTGGCGTTTTGTAAGGATCATCAGCAGTAATTTTTTCGTACATTACGAATAAGTTACCATATTTCTCCTCAACCCAACTCTTACCAAGATCATAGATCTGCTGATCTGTAGGATTATGAATATGTTTTTCGATAGCAGCTTCTTTACCTTTTTTCATGATCTCTGTAGAGAAATCAAGGTAAACACCTTCTTGAGTATCATTATTTTCGATTCCGAATCCAGCATCACATCTTTCCTTAGCAGCTCTTGACGCAACGTCTCTAGGTACAAGGTTACCGAATGCAGGATATCTTCTTTCTAAATAATAATCTCTATCTTCTTCTTTAATATTTTCAGGTCTTAATTTACCCTCTCTGATGGCTACAGAGTCTTCAATCTTTTTAGGAACCCAGATTCTTCCTGAGTTTCTTAATGATTCAGACATCAAAGTTAATTTAGACTGCTGAGTCCCGTGAACCGGAATACAAGTCGGGTGAATCTGTACGTAACAAGGGTTTGCGAAGTAAGCTCCTTTTTTGTGGATCTTCCAAGCTGCGGAAACGTTAGATCCCATTGCGTTGGTAGAAAGGAAATATACATTTCCGTATCCTCCTGAAGCAATTACTACTGCGTGAGCAGAGTGTCTTTCGATTTCACCTGTTACGAGGTTTCTTGCAATAATTCCTCTTGCTTTTCCATCAACAATTACCAGGTCAAGCATTTCATGACGGTTGTACATCTTGATTCTTCCTTTACCGATTTGACGGCTCATTGAAGAATATGCTCCTAATAATAACTGCTGTCCTGTTTGTCCTTTTGCGTAGAATGTTCTTTTTACCTGAACCCCACCAAATGAACGGTTATCTAACTGGCCACCGTAATCTCTACCAAAAGGAACCCCTTGGGAAACACATTGGTCAATAATATTTGCAGAAACTTCTGCTAATCTGTAAACGTTAGCTTCTCTTGCTCTATAGTCACCCCCTTTAATGGTATCATAGAATAATCTGTAGGTAGAGTCACCATCTCCCTGGTAATTCTTAGCTGCATTGATCCCTCCCTGAGCTGCAATAGAGTGAGCCCTTCTTGGAGAATCCTGGTAGCAGAATGCTTTCACATTGTATCCTTGCTCAGCTAAAGTAGCTGCCGCAGAACCTCCTGCTAAACCTGTCCCTACAACAATAATATCAATCTTATCTCTGTTGTTTGGTGCAACAAGGTTCATATGATCTTTATGATTTTTCCACTTGTCTTTAAGAGGACCCGCTGGAATTCTTGAATCTAATTTACTCATACTAGTATACTGATATTATTGAGTTATAAAATGATAAACTGCCACAATGATAAATCCTGCCGGAATAAGGATAGAGTACCATGTTCCGAAAGCCTTAATCACGGGCGTATATTTTGGATGTCTTGCTCCAATAGATTGGAATGAAGACTGGAATCCGTGAGCTAAGTGTAAGCCCAATAGTACAAAAGAGATCACGTATAAAGCAACTCTCCAAAGGTCAGCAAACTTCTCATGAAGCTCTGGCCAGAAACGTTCTGAATCAGGAGCTATTCCCTCTACATACTTATAATTGATTTCATGTAGCCAGAAATCATATAAGTGAAGCGCCAGGAAAGCCAACACAACTGCCCCTGAAATAATCATATTTCTGGACATCCATGAAGAATTTACAGCAGCATCGTTTGATGCATACTTTACTGGACGCGCTTTATTATTCTTGATCTCCAATACAAATCCCATCGCAAAATGGAAAATTACTGCAAAACCAAGAATAGGCTGCATTAAGAACTGCACAAAAGGATTATAGCCCATAAACTCAGATGCTGTATTGAATGCATCCCTGTTTAGAACTGATAACAAATTGGTTGTCAAATGCAGTATAAGAAAAATCAGCAAAAACATAGCTGATAATGCCATAGCGTATTTTCTACCTATCGTAGAACTCGTTAAACCTGCCATATAAGTTTAAATTTGAATTTCCCACAAAATTAAGAAATGTTAACAAGATCGAAAAGTGAGAAATCTCACAATTAGA is a genomic window of Chryseobacterium nakagawai containing:
- a CDS encoding TlpA family protein disulfide reductase, whose amino-acid sequence is MKKYLLLFIIAIFVMSCSKKVEVKGKITGSSPLERIEFVEASGVGTLPLINIGLDKDGNFSGSFEAPKDGMYVINYANKQNLIYLEGGQKVNISGNAMTFPNEYVITGDAKKNNDFLTASQKFLGDYGNKIDLRQLMAGDEAAFVKGMQKVEADINKNVDDLAAKNNPSKALLNWKKNDVKVTILNLLANYEMSHGTMAGNPSYKASKALTDYEAKLDNDKEAMVKTIPLYRQYLLVKMTPDFQKYAEANSKNKTGITTSEMFAKYLGTKKDISQTAKDYLLAFVMAQADIHPTTTTANIDKIKKLIDTDIKDATIKSDLLKMQMAITGLKIGEAAPEAALVKQDGKAYKLSENKGKPYMLFFYASWNPYIGEATVPVLKEVVNFYKSKMNFVFVNVDDTKDQFIKTSNSLLKGIPGVNVYGEKGMESEIAKKYGVYGFKLPCFVIVDKDGKIASRSFVNLGEQEFVTILDKLTGLAAPKVDPNAQMQQQLQIDPTAPQSANPQPVPTK
- a CDS encoding succinate dehydrogenase/fumarate reductase iron-sulfur subunit, which codes for MSAKKGLHLTLKIWRQKNSKTKGQFETYKISDVSTDSSFLEMLDILNENLINEGKEPIAFDHDCREGICGMCSLYINGRAHGPDTGITTCQLHMRMFKDGETIVIEPWRSAAFPVIKDLMVDRSAFDRVMAAGGFISVNTSGNTLDANAIPVPKEDADKAMDAAACIGCGACVATCKNGSAMLFVGAKVSQYALLPQGRVEAKRRVLNMVKAMDEEGFGNCSNTGACEVECPKGISLENIARMNREYMSALVDQG
- a CDS encoding fumarate reductase/succinate dehydrogenase flavoprotein subunit, with product MSKLDSRIPAGPLKDKWKNHKDHMNLVAPNNRDKIDIIVVGTGLAGGSAAATLAEQGYNVKAFCYQDSPRRAHSIAAQGGINAAKNYQGDGDSTYRLFYDTIKGGDYRAREANVYRLAEVSANIIDQCVSQGVPFGRDYGGQLDNRSFGGVQVKRTFYAKGQTGQQLLLGAYSSMSRQIGKGRIKMYNRHEMLDLVIVDGKARGIIARNLVTGEIERHSAHAVVIASGGYGNVYFLSTNAMGSNVSAAWKIHKKGAYFANPCYVQIHPTCIPVHGTQQSKLTLMSESLRNSGRIWVPKKIEDSVAIREGKLRPENIKEEDRDYYLERRYPAFGNLVPRDVASRAAKERCDAGFGIENNDTQEGVYLDFSTEIMKKGKEAAIEKHIHNPTDQQIYDLGKSWVEEKYGNLFVMYEKITADDPYKTPMKIYPAVHYTMGGVWVDYNLQSTIPGCFVIGEANFSDHGANRLGASALMQGLADGYFVLPYTIADYLSADIRTGAIPTNSAAFDEAEKGIKDKVDFFINNKGTHSVDHFHKKLGHIMWNKVGMGRTPEGLKEAIKEIEEVRNDFWKNVKVPGEGDGMNTELEKAFRVADFLELGQLMAIDALNREESCGGHFRWDHATPDGEAERDDVNFKYVGAWEYQGENINAEVLHKEELIYDNIEVKTRSYK
- a CDS encoding succinate dehydrogenase cytochrome b subunit, with translation MAGLTSSTIGRKYAMALSAMFLLIFLILHLTTNLLSVLNRDAFNTASEFMGYNPFVQFLMQPILGFAVIFHFAMGFVLEIKNNKARPVKYASNDAAVNSSWMSRNMIISGAVVLAFLALHLYDFWLHEINYKYVEGIAPDSERFWPELHEKFADLWRVALYVISFVLLGLHLAHGFQSSFQSIGARHPKYTPVIKAFGTWYSILIPAGFIIVAVYHFITQ